The following coding sequences are from one Streptomyces angustmyceticus window:
- a CDS encoding STAS domain-containing protein — translation MRIDTRQDGGAVILSVAGPLDLDSVGPLDEALRRAAHDGVERVVVDLSAVTFADSSTVNVLIQAYDALGPSLRLAAPSAVLERLFALTGLDTVLPLYGAVGAALDA, via the coding sequence ATACGTATCGACACACGACAGGACGGCGGGGCGGTGATCCTCTCCGTCGCGGGCCCGCTCGACCTGGACAGCGTCGGACCGCTCGACGAGGCACTCCGGCGGGCGGCGCACGACGGCGTCGAGCGGGTCGTCGTCGACCTGTCGGCCGTCACGTTCGCGGACTCCAGCACGGTCAACGTCCTGATCCAGGCGTACGACGCGCTGGGCCCGTCCCTGCGCCTCGCGGCGCCCTCCGCCGTCCTGGAACGCCTCTTCGCGCTCACCGGGCTCGACACGGTGCTGCCGCTGTACGGGGCGGTCGGCGCGGCGCTCGACGCCTGA
- a CDS encoding AraC family transcriptional regulator, which produces MLERLNQAMDHIESHLDRPVDVTRLAHIAVTSEYHFRRLFSALAGMPLSEYIRRRRLTVAGAEVLAGERTLLDVAMRYGYGSGEAFARAFRGMHGVGPGEARRTGAVLKSQPRMSFRLIVEGNSSMRYRIVEKEEFRVVGEKARVPLVHEGVNPAIAEFIRGIAPETLRRIGALSDQEPEGIVGVSDQLAASRAEGTELDYYHGVVTSAEAPGDLDVLTVPAGSWAVFESSGPFPHTLQHLWRDVFTQWFPSNPYRSRPGPEILRVRLSQDGARADAGLWIPVERSAA; this is translated from the coding sequence GTGCTGGAACGGCTGAACCAGGCCATGGACCACATCGAGTCGCATCTCGACCGGCCGGTCGACGTGACGCGTCTGGCGCACATCGCGGTGACGTCGGAGTACCACTTCCGCCGGCTGTTCTCGGCGTTGGCGGGCATGCCGCTGTCGGAGTACATCCGGCGCAGGCGGCTGACCGTGGCGGGCGCCGAGGTGCTCGCCGGTGAACGGACGCTGCTGGACGTGGCGATGCGCTACGGCTACGGCTCGGGCGAAGCCTTCGCCCGTGCGTTCCGCGGCATGCACGGGGTGGGCCCGGGCGAGGCCCGGCGGACCGGTGCGGTGCTGAAGTCCCAGCCACGGATGTCCTTCCGGCTCATCGTCGAAGGGAACAGCAGCATGCGCTACCGGATCGTGGAGAAGGAGGAGTTCCGTGTGGTCGGCGAGAAGGCCCGGGTCCCGCTCGTGCACGAGGGGGTCAATCCGGCGATAGCCGAGTTCATCCGGGGCATCGCCCCCGAGACGCTGCGGCGGATCGGGGCGCTGTCCGACCAGGAACCGGAGGGGATCGTCGGGGTGAGCGACCAACTGGCCGCGAGCCGGGCCGAGGGGACCGAACTCGACTACTACCACGGCGTGGTGACCTCGGCCGAGGCGCCCGGTGACCTGGACGTCCTCACCGTCCCGGCGGGGTCCTGGGCCGTCTTCGAGAGCTCCGGACCGTTCCCGCACACGCTGCAGCACCTGTGGCGGGACGTGTTCACGCAGTGGTTCCCGTCGAACCCGTACCGGAGCAGGCCAGGGCCCGAGATCCTGCGGGTCCGCCTGTCGCAGGACGGGGCGCGGGCGGACGCGGGGCTGTGGATCCCGGTGGAGCGGTCCGCCGCCTGA
- a CDS encoding PP2C family protein-serine/threonine phosphatase gives MNPHTFHDLPALRRAVRRICEAHRLPSRTGGRLVLSVAEVAGAALSAGGPVRLEAAEQTAPSGSTLLAVTLHAAPAPPSPAHLPLPGRATSDGVVAWHLPLGETQEAPPAAPRGAVPLQGRVREAETAEVYEAQLAALEGDLAAALSRVDTLTTELHRLKDELAETNSGVLALYVQLEERDEQLRRAHGQILRELEDALRPSPITVDGLEFAVHYEPADTDAPTGGDFYDWLCLPDGTVHITVVDALGHGVRSTRSALNVTHAVRTLALEGHPLESIVAHTHDILAPFDPEIMATVLLARIHPETGELRLANGSHPPALLLRADGTPEYLEVRGRGIGFPLPGSESVREATLHEGDLLMLYTDGLTESRRDPIEGEARLVESARAHARRPVGEIPGAVAEDMHTVILHSDDTLALAVRRARRTVPGAGTRAAG, from the coding sequence GTCCGTGGCCGAGGTGGCCGGTGCCGCCCTGAGCGCCGGCGGCCCGGTCCGCCTGGAGGCCGCCGAGCAGACCGCCCCGAGCGGCAGCACGCTGCTGGCCGTCACCCTGCACGCCGCACCGGCGCCGCCGAGCCCGGCCCACCTCCCGCTGCCGGGCCGGGCCACGTCCGACGGCGTGGTCGCCTGGCACCTGCCGCTCGGCGAGACGCAGGAGGCGCCGCCCGCCGCCCCGCGCGGCGCGGTGCCCCTCCAGGGGCGTGTCCGCGAGGCGGAGACGGCCGAGGTGTACGAGGCGCAGCTCGCGGCGCTCGAGGGCGACCTGGCCGCCGCGCTCTCCCGGGTGGACACCCTCACCACGGAGCTGCACCGCCTCAAGGACGAACTCGCCGAGACCAACAGCGGGGTGCTCGCGCTCTACGTCCAGCTGGAGGAGCGGGACGAACAGCTGCGACGGGCCCACGGCCAGATCCTGCGCGAGCTGGAGGACGCCCTGCGTCCCTCGCCGATCACCGTCGACGGCCTGGAGTTCGCCGTCCACTACGAGCCCGCCGACACCGACGCCCCCACGGGCGGCGACTTCTACGACTGGCTCTGCCTGCCCGACGGCACCGTGCACATCACCGTCGTCGACGCCCTGGGACACGGGGTGCGCAGCACCCGCAGCGCGCTCAACGTCACCCACGCCGTGCGCACCCTGGCGCTGGAGGGCCATCCGCTCGAATCCATCGTCGCCCACACCCACGACATCCTCGCCCCGTTCGACCCGGAGATCATGGCGACGGTGCTGCTGGCCCGTATCCACCCCGAGACCGGCGAACTGCGCCTGGCCAACGGCAGTCATCCGCCGGCCCTGCTGCTGCGCGCCGACGGGACCCCCGAGTACCTGGAGGTCCGCGGCCGGGGCATCGGGTTCCCGCTGCCGGGCAGCGAGTCCGTGCGAGAGGCCACGCTCCACGAGGGCGACCTGCTGATGCTCTACACCGACGGCCTGACCGAGAGCCGGCGCGACCCCATCGAGGGCGAGGCGCGGCTGGTCGAGAGCGCCCGGGCGCACGCCCGCCGGCCGGTCGGCGAGATCCCCGGGGCCGTCGCGGAGGACATGCACACCGTCATCCTGCACTCGGACGACACCCTGGCCCTCGCCGTCCGCCGGGCCCGGCGGACGGTCCCGGGGGCGGGGACGCGTGCCGCGGGATGA
- a CDS encoding hydrophobic protein, protein MVPLLLVLLLALLLFGAGFALKALWIVAVIVLAVWLLGFVLRSAGAGGKRGRWYRW, encoded by the coding sequence ATGGTTCCCCTTCTTCTCGTACTTCTTCTCGCCCTGCTTCTCTTCGGTGCCGGGTTCGCCTTGAAGGCCCTGTGGATCGTGGCGGTCATCGTGCTCGCCGTGTGGCTGCTGGGATTCGTGCTGCGCTCGGCGGGCGCAGGCGGCAAGCGGGGCCGGTGGTATCGCTGGTGA
- a CDS encoding DUF4190 domain-containing protein, translated as MTSTRIPLRTGPHPQADRMAVAAFVCGLLGVLVFNILLGPCALLLGAAALHRGTVRRLRAGLGLAFGALDIVLVVVLSSQTGTLSWHV; from the coding sequence GTGACCTCCACCCGGATACCGCTCAGGACCGGACCGCACCCCCAGGCCGACCGCATGGCCGTAGCCGCGTTCGTCTGCGGACTGCTCGGCGTCCTGGTGTTCAACATCCTCCTCGGCCCCTGCGCCCTGCTCCTCGGCGCCGCGGCCCTCCACCGGGGCACCGTCCGCCGCCTGCGCGCCGGTCTGGGCCTGGCGTTCGGCGCCCTCGACATCGTGCTGGTCGTGGTGCTGTCGTCCCAGACGGGGACGCTGAGCTGGCACGTGTAA
- a CDS encoding PP2C family protein-serine/threonine phosphatase gives MTQRCDVERALRASAPHALVDTLREVLTASYGALSVQLLLADYGATALTPFDALGTPGAAVPVANSAEGRAFGSQEPRQQVRQGDVVEHHLPVSVRGERTGILTVRLPVERSVPHTVDALVHAADVLGHELLVAERDTDVYQRARRINRLTLAAEMQWQLLPARACSAAEYAIGAQLEPAYAIHGDNYDWASDADELTLAVTDGMGTGVNASLLTHLAVNALRNARRAGIGLADQAALADQALYAQYRGAAHVSSLLLRFDLATGRVQAVDAGSPQLWRMRGRTVELIDLDPQMPLGMFEETHYVAKEFAVRPGDRLLIVSDGVYAALSPQGEGYAQRALARALHASMLLPAATVPRAVLRDLAGFRAAEPLDDSLVLCVDWFGKP, from the coding sequence GTGACTCAACGCTGTGACGTAGAACGAGCGCTGCGGGCATCGGCCCCGCACGCTCTGGTGGACACGCTCCGAGAGGTGCTCACCGCATCGTACGGAGCGCTCTCCGTACAACTGCTGCTCGCCGACTACGGGGCGACGGCGCTCACCCCCTTCGACGCGCTGGGCACGCCCGGCGCCGCGGTCCCGGTGGCGAACAGCGCCGAGGGCAGGGCCTTCGGAAGCCAGGAGCCGCGCCAGCAGGTCCGGCAGGGCGACGTGGTGGAGCACCACCTGCCGGTGTCGGTCCGCGGCGAGCGCACCGGCATCCTCACCGTGCGGCTCCCCGTCGAACGGTCCGTTCCGCACACGGTCGACGCCCTCGTCCACGCGGCCGACGTACTGGGCCACGAACTCCTGGTGGCCGAGCGCGACACCGACGTCTACCAGCGGGCCCGCCGCATCAACCGGCTCACCCTCGCCGCCGAGATGCAGTGGCAGCTCCTGCCGGCCCGCGCCTGTTCCGCCGCCGAGTACGCCATCGGCGCCCAACTGGAGCCGGCCTACGCCATCCACGGCGACAACTACGACTGGGCCTCGGACGCCGACGAGCTGACCCTCGCCGTCACCGACGGCATGGGCACCGGCGTCAACGCCTCGCTGCTCACCCATCTCGCCGTCAACGCCCTGCGCAACGCCCGCCGGGCCGGCATCGGCCTCGCGGACCAGGCGGCCCTGGCCGACCAGGCGCTCTACGCCCAGTACCGCGGCGCCGCGCACGTCTCCAGCCTGCTGCTGCGGTTCGATCTCGCGACCGGCCGGGTGCAGGCCGTGGACGCGGGCTCGCCGCAGTTGTGGCGGATGCGGGGCAGGACGGTCGAGCTGATCGACCTCGACCCCCAGATGCCGCTGGGCATGTTCGAGGAGACCCACTACGTGGCGAAGGAGTTCGCGGTACGGCCCGGGGACCGGCTCCTCATCGTCAGCGACGGGGTCTACGCGGCGCTCTCACCACAGGGGGAGGGGTACGCACAGCGCGCCCTGGCCCGGGCCCTGCACGCCAGCATGCTCCTGCCGGCCGCCACCGTGCCGCGCGCCGTGCTCCGTGACCTGGCCGGGTTCCGCGCCGCGGAACCCCTCGACGACTCCCTGGTGCTGTGCGTCGACTGGTTCGGCAAGCCGTAG
- a CDS encoding MarR family winged helix-turn-helix transcriptional regulator: MQRHSAEWPADTLREAAEQLAAAGEAIAALMRDAAPPVEPRLSPHGLKVLAVVSARPGRNLTSVAAAAGLGLPRASRVCAGLESAGLLLRRPTADDRRAIGLQLSPEGRAFLDRFRRRRVDRMAAVLRRMPADQRGALVAALGELVLAVAAMGTERS; encoded by the coding sequence ATGCAACGCCACAGCGCCGAATGGCCGGCGGACACACTGCGCGAGGCGGCGGAACAACTCGCCGCCGCCGGCGAGGCGATCGCCGCCCTGATGAGGGACGCGGCCCCGCCGGTGGAGCCACGGCTCTCCCCGCACGGCCTGAAGGTGCTGGCCGTCGTCTCGGCCCGCCCCGGGCGGAACCTCACCAGCGTCGCCGCCGCCGCGGGCCTCGGTCTGCCGCGCGCCAGCCGGGTGTGCGCCGGATTGGAGTCCGCCGGTCTGCTGCTGCGCCGCCCGACGGCCGACGACCGCCGCGCGATCGGGCTCCAACTGAGCCCGGAGGGCCGGGCGTTCCTGGACCGCTTCCGCCGCAGGCGGGTGGACCGGATGGCCGCGGTGCTGCGCAGGATGCCGGCCGACCAGCGGGGCGCGCTGGTCGCGGCGCTGGGTGAACTGGTCCTCGCGGTCGCCGCCATGGGGACCGAGCGGAGCTGA
- a CDS encoding ATP-binding protein, with translation MHHSLATDDPSYQPARSACHPGTAADARDFARDFADLLHPAPAARTTQNLLLLVSELVTNALRHAGAVTALRLSADHEDIRVQVEDPSPARPEGRSPDLSGRGGGFGWPMVCALAREVTIRPHPGGGKIVQAALAR, from the coding sequence ATGCACCACTCGCTTGCGACTGACGACCCCTCATACCAGCCGGCGCGGAGCGCCTGCCATCCGGGAACCGCGGCGGACGCCCGCGACTTCGCCCGCGACTTCGCCGACCTGCTCCACCCGGCACCCGCCGCCCGGACCACCCAGAACCTGCTCCTGCTGGTCTCCGAACTCGTCACCAACGCGCTGCGGCACGCCGGTGCCGTCACCGCGCTGCGCCTGAGCGCGGACCACGAGGACATCAGGGTCCAGGTCGAGGACCCCAGTCCCGCCCGGCCGGAGGGGCGCAGCCCCGATCTGAGCGGCCGCGGGGGCGGCTTCGGATGGCCCATGGTGTGCGCCCTCGCCCGCGAGGTCACCATCCGGCCCCACCCCGGCGGCGGCAAGATCGTGCAAGCCGCTCTTGCGCGCTGA
- a CDS encoding DUF3046 domain-containing protein, which produces MRLTIFWQRMADHFGAAYADSFARDHVMADLGGRTVQEALDAGWSAKEVWRVVCSVMDVPPEKR; this is translated from the coding sequence ATGCGGTTGACGATCTTCTGGCAGCGGATGGCGGACCACTTCGGTGCGGCGTATGCCGACTCCTTCGCGCGCGATCATGTGATGGCGGACCTCGGCGGCCGGACCGTGCAGGAGGCGCTGGACGCGGGATGGAGCGCCAAAGAGGTGTGGCGAGTGGTCTGCTCGGTGATGGACGTACCGCCCGAAAAGCGCTGA